A region from the Pogoniulus pusillus isolate bPogPus1 chromosome 13, bPogPus1.pri, whole genome shotgun sequence genome encodes:
- the ARL6IP1 gene encoding ADP-ribosylation factor-like protein 6-interacting protein 1: protein MAEGDNSSGYQLAAETASLEEQLQGWGEVILLTDKVLRWERAWFPLALMSVVSFSFLMIYYLDPSVLSGVSCFVMFLCLADYLVPALAPRIFGSNKWTTEQQQRFHEICGSLVKSRRRLVGWWKRLFTLKEEKPKMYFMTMLFSLAVVAWIGQQVHNLFLTYLIVSFLLLFPGLNQHGIITKYVGMAKREINKLLKHKEKKNE, encoded by the exons ATGGCGGAGGGCGACAACAGCAGCGGCTACCAGCTG GCTGCAGAAACTGCTAGCTTGGAAGAGCAGTTGCAAGGATGGGGAGAAGTGATTCTGCTGACTGATAAAGTACTTCGCTGGGAGAGAGCCTGGTTCCCCCTGGCACTGATGAGtgtggtttctttttcctttct GATGATTTACTACTTGGACCCAAGCGTTCTTTCAGGCGTTTCCTGTTTCGTTATGTTCCTCTGCTTGGCTGATTATCTTGTGCCTGCTCTTGCACCTAGAATCTTTGGCTCTAATAAATG GACCAcggagcagcagcaaaggttTCACGAGATCTgcggcagtctggtgaagtctcGTCGCCGACTCGTCGGCTGGTGGAAGCGACTCTTCACGCTGAAGGAGGAGAAGCCTAAAATG tacTTCATGACCATGTTGTTTTCTCTTGCTGTGGTTGCCTGGATTGGACAGCAAGTTCACAATCTCTTTCTGACCTATCTTATTG TAAGTTTCTTGTTGCTGTTTCCTGGACTAAATCAGCATGGGATCATCACAAAGTATGTTGGAATGGCCAAAAGGGAGATAAACAAACTCCTTAAGcacaaggagaagaaaaatgaatgA
- the RPS15A gene encoding small ribosomal subunit protein uS8: MVRMNVLADALKSINNAEKRGKRQVLIRPCSKVIVRFLTVMMKHGYIGEFEIIDDHRAGKIVVNLTGRLNKCGVISPRFDVQLKDLEKWQNNLLPSRQFGYIVLTTSAGIMDHEEARRKHTGGKILGFFF; the protein is encoded by the exons ATGGTGCGCATGAACGTTCTGGCCGATGCTCTCAAGAGCATCAACAACGCAGAGAAGCGTGGGAAACGCCAGGTGCTCATCAGGCCCTGCTCCAAGGTCATCGTCCGCTTCCTCACCGTCATGATGAAGCACG GTTACATTGGGGAATTTGAGATAATTGATGATCACAGAGCTGGGAAGATTGTTGTCAATCTCACAGGCAGACTCAACAAG TGTGGTGTCATCAGTCCCAGATTTGATGTTCAGCTGAAGGATTTGGAAAAGTGGCAGAACAACCTGCTGCCTTCACGTCAGTTTGG GTACATTGTACTGACAACCTCAGCTGGCATCATGGACCACGAGGAGGCTAGGCGAAAACACACAGGAGGCAAAATCCTGGGATTCTTTTTCTAA